A genome region from Micromonospora peucetia includes the following:
- the menC gene encoding o-succinylbenzoate synthase, with translation MTRIERVELRRVRLPLVHRFQTSSHAKRELEHILVALTDTDGAVGWGEIASPSGPFYSAETVESCWAVARDHLAPLVLRTDWEHPADLAVALGRVRGNHFARAGFDIAAWALWSAVEGTPLAHALGGTRGSVEAGVSLGIEPTVDDLLAQVRLRVDEGYRRVKLKIAPGWDVEPVRAVRTAHPDVPLHVDANGAYQDVPEHRAVLAELDSLGLLMIEQPFAPRDLVAHAALQERISTPVCLDESVEEVDDLVTALRLGAVRVLNVKVSRMGGLTHAVQAHDLAREHGVPVWCGGMHEFGIGRAANVALSALAGFTLPSDVSGSDKYYARDITTRPIVSTDGLVEVPAAPGLGCDADLTYIEERTTGRLVLRADGAP, from the coding sequence GTGACCCGGATCGAGAGGGTCGAGCTGCGCCGGGTCCGGCTGCCGCTCGTGCACCGGTTCCAGACCAGTTCCCACGCCAAGCGCGAACTGGAGCACATCCTGGTCGCGCTCACCGACACCGACGGCGCCGTGGGGTGGGGCGAGATCGCGTCACCGAGCGGCCCGTTCTATTCCGCCGAGACCGTCGAGAGCTGCTGGGCGGTTGCCCGTGACCACCTCGCGCCGCTGGTGCTGCGTACCGACTGGGAGCATCCGGCGGACCTGGCCGTGGCGCTCGGCAGGGTCCGGGGCAACCACTTCGCCCGCGCCGGTTTCGACATCGCCGCCTGGGCCCTCTGGTCGGCCGTCGAGGGCACCCCCCTCGCGCACGCGCTGGGCGGCACCCGCGGCAGCGTCGAGGCGGGGGTGTCCCTGGGGATCGAACCCACCGTCGACGATCTCCTCGCGCAGGTGCGGCTGCGGGTCGACGAGGGCTACCGCAGGGTCAAACTCAAGATCGCGCCCGGCTGGGACGTCGAGCCGGTACGGGCCGTCCGTACGGCCCATCCGGACGTGCCGCTGCACGTCGACGCCAACGGCGCCTACCAGGACGTTCCGGAACACCGTGCCGTCCTGGCCGAGCTCGACAGCCTGGGCCTGCTGATGATCGAGCAGCCGTTCGCGCCGCGGGATCTCGTCGCGCACGCCGCCCTCCAGGAACGGATCAGCACCCCCGTCTGTCTCGACGAGTCCGTCGAGGAGGTGGACGACCTGGTCACCGCACTGCGCCTGGGCGCCGTACGCGTCCTCAACGTCAAGGTGTCACGGATGGGCGGGCTGACCCACGCCGTCCAGGCACACGACCTCGCGCGCGAGCACGGTGTCCCGGTCTGGTGCGGCGGCATGCACGAGTTCGGGATCGGGCGGGCCGCCAACGTCGCGCTGAGCGCCCTCGCCGGCTTCACCCTGCCCTCGGACGTCTCCGGCTCCGACAAGTACTACGCCCGCGACATCACCACCCGCCCGATCGTGAGCACCGACGGGCTCGTCGAGGTGCCCGCCGCGCCCGGGCTCGGCTGCGACGCCGACCTGACGTACATCGAGGAAAGGACCACCGGCCGGCTCGTGCTGCGCGCGGACGGTGCGCCGTGA
- a CDS encoding MurR/RpiR family transcriptional regulator, with the protein MTTKRSTPSERFDRNVQRRSAQVLKQRVLEQQRTEFGKALAWAAEQDTIEQAAALIVSARRRYLLGYGKSLSFASLLASDLSAGLSGVHLVDGAALRALDVLGDIRQGDLLVAVSLARYRRETIDIASAYVRHGGQLVLVTDAEDAPLADSAAVRIVIRTDSASYANSPTSVVLALHLLATLTIASSKGAGRRLRERDALAAELDLYPEEP; encoded by the coding sequence ATGACCACGAAGAGATCGACGCCCTCGGAGCGCTTCGACCGCAACGTCCAGCGCAGGTCCGCGCAGGTGCTCAAGCAGCGGGTCCTGGAGCAGCAGCGCACCGAGTTCGGCAAGGCGCTGGCGTGGGCCGCCGAGCAGGACACGATCGAGCAGGCCGCGGCGCTCATCGTGTCGGCCCGGCGGCGATACCTGCTCGGCTACGGCAAGTCGCTCAGCTTCGCGTCCCTGCTCGCCTCCGACCTCAGCGCCGGGTTGTCCGGCGTCCACCTCGTCGACGGCGCGGCACTGCGGGCCCTCGACGTGCTCGGCGACATCCGCCAGGGCGACCTGCTGGTGGCCGTCTCCCTGGCCCGCTACCGGCGCGAGACGATCGACATCGCCTCCGCCTACGTCCGCCACGGCGGTCAACTGGTCCTCGTCACCGACGCCGAGGACGCGCCACTGGCCGACAGCGCCGCCGTCCGCATCGTCATCCGCACCGACAGCGCCTCGTACGCCAACTCCCCCACCTCGGTGGTGCTCGCGCTGCACCTGCTCGCCACCCTGACCATCGCCAGTTCGAAGGGGGCCGGCCGCCGCCTGCGCGAACGCGACGCCCTCGCCGCCGAGCTCGATCTCTACCCGGAGGAGCCATGA
- a CDS encoding GNAT family N-acetyltransferase, translating to MTADTDGIVVRDLAGLAERTAASALYRSVFGYQGPEHAVSPRLLAALHENAGTVLGAFDEAGCLIGFCYGFTAVEHGELYHYSQATVVDARAQGRGVGRQLKHAQADAARRTGAGTMRWTFDPYALRNAHFNLAVLGAAGIRFLPDFYDDGGSDRVLVRWDLDRPGSGTRAPASGHPAEGPSGHPAVDAPADDRTAAGDPDDRARLRRELADRFAAGGRLVGVARREDTPGRVSYLFGQDQA from the coding sequence ATGACCGCTGACACGGACGGGATCGTGGTACGTGACCTCGCCGGGCTCGCCGAACGGACGGCGGCATCGGCGCTCTACCGGTCCGTCTTCGGCTACCAGGGTCCCGAGCACGCTGTCAGCCCCCGTCTGCTGGCCGCGCTGCACGAGAACGCCGGGACCGTGCTCGGCGCGTTCGACGAGGCCGGCTGCCTCATCGGCTTCTGCTACGGCTTCACCGCCGTCGAGCACGGCGAGCTCTACCACTACTCGCAGGCCACCGTCGTCGACGCGCGGGCGCAGGGGCGCGGCGTCGGCCGCCAGCTCAAGCACGCCCAGGCCGACGCCGCACGTCGCACGGGCGCGGGCACGATGCGGTGGACCTTCGACCCGTACGCGCTGCGCAACGCGCACTTCAACCTCGCCGTGCTGGGCGCCGCCGGGATCCGGTTCCTGCCCGACTTCTACGACGACGGCGGCAGCGACCGGGTCCTGGTCCGATGGGACCTCGACCGTCCCGGGAGTGGCACCAGGGCACCCGCGTCCGGGCACCCTGCGGAGGGCCCCTCGGGGCACCCGGCAGTCGACGCGCCCGCCGACGACCGTACCGCCGCGGGAGATCCCGACGACCGGGCGCGACTGCGCCGGGAGTTGGCCGACCGGTTCGCCGCCGGCGGGCGGCTCGTCGGCGTCGCGCGGCGGGAGGACACCCCCGGTCGCGTCAGCTACCTGTTCGGGCAGGATCAGGCATGA